In Lathyrus oleraceus cultivar Zhongwan6 chromosome 2, CAAS_Psat_ZW6_1.0, whole genome shotgun sequence, the DNA window ACTGAATCATCATCACCTATATAAACAAAGTTCACCTCCTAATTTCAGCTGGAACTTTTTTTCTCTCAAAACAGAAAATCTCAGATCATTCACCATTTCTCACTATCTCAAATAAATAGTTATACAACACTCTCACTTTCCTTCACAGAACAATCATCTTCCTCACTCATCACTCTCTCACCTTGGCAATATCTCATAACAATTCACTCTTCTCACATCTTCATGATTTTCACACCTCTCGAACATTCAATCTTCGCCGTGAATCTCATAACACGCCTTTTTCACTCTCAATCTGCTTCTGCAAACACGCGAGCAAATCGCAGAAGGCGCAATCATCATGATGCAATCGATTGAGTAATTCGCAACTCTCACACCACAAACTCACGGCGACGCGAATTCACAGCGTACTTCGCTTCCCTCTCATTCGTATCTAATGCTCGCACGTgaataataagaagaagaagtGTGAATCGAAATCAAAGAAGGAGAAAGTTTTGATACATGTTTGCAATCAAAGCTTCAAAATCTGGTGAGTTTCCTGATGTCAATTCCGTTTTTCTTTGTTTCCACACGCATACAACCGATCTGAACGTTGATGATGATGTTGAGTCCCGAATCGATGAAGTGGAGTTGTGGTTTCTTTAATTGGTGCATGACGTTTCGAAAAGACGAAGAGGAAGATGAACGCGTGATGAGACTTTATGGATGAGAAGTGTTCTTTTCTGTTCACAAGGAACATTTTATTTCAGCTTACTATGCTTTTCGTTTCATGTTGATGTGCAAAATCGGTGCTCACCATACTAAGTTGACCCCAAGGATCAGTAAACACCATTTTGATTGACTCCGTATTGGGCCTTATTTCCCTGGGGCAAAGGCGCGTTTTTGTTCATTCATCCCAGTTCAGGCATACCTTTCTTTGGCTTCAAGGCCCATTTCCAATTTGTGTACACCATTTTCTTGTTTTTGTGTTTCTAATTAGAAATTAATTAAGACTTAGAATATTAGAATATTTGGAAATTTTAGAAATAAAAATTCAGAATTCATTAGGATTTTTAGAATTTGATTAGGAGGATTAGAATTTTAGAATTGATTAACTCTTTTGTGTTTTCTAGAATTTAATTAGGTTAATGAGAGTTTAGATAATTAAATTAATGAGGATATTTAGATTAATTAGAATCCTAAGTTTAAATTACAGAAATAATCTAATTTTAGAATTAATTTTCTAAATAGGTTAATTTTAGATCAGCTCAAATTGTGGGTATCATGTAGTGTAATTAGATGTTAACTATGTTTGATTAGATAACTAATTTTGATTAAATCTTGGTTGATTAATTGTGCATAACTAGATATTAGATTTGGTTTAGTTAATTTTGATTAGGTCTTAATTGTTagaattttaatcaattttttcCTAATTAACCATTTTTTAGGATATGACCATTGTACCCCTAGGTAGGAAAATCttgattttttatgattattCCCTTAGCTTAGGGTTTTAGTCAGATTTGTCTGATTGGTTAATTCAATGGTTTGTTATTATACATATTTAATCTATCACTTTCAATACCACTGATTATTGTTGACCAAAGGTaactttggtcaaccaaatcctttgtaattGAGTTGTAAGCCCCAAGCCTAATTCAAGTGATCagaagacccttgatcacttgatatggcAAGTTCATTGCACTCAAGCTATTATGGATATGCTGAATCTCaggagctcaagacctcaaggttcaaatgcaagatcaagacttcaatTCAACATCAATCAAGCATAGCTAGCAAAGTGGACTACCTCTCAAGCACTGCAAATGTGTCAACACTCGTCGATCATGATTCAAAACGTGCaacacgagccttaagcaatagaaAAGGATTGAGACtagagaattcctacccccattctgaatatctttagATATGGGACGAATGACCTAGTGCTCATCGTATtacctctattcatagactttagcacaatttgAATCATACGATTGTCAAGTCTCTATTCACAAAGCATTAGTGCAACAAGCAAAGGAttacatcaacaacttatcaatcacAATCCAAGTTGTACGATATGAGCCTTAAGCAATGAAGAAGGAATGGGAttggagaattcctacccccattctgaatatctttgggcacgggacgcttgacccagttgctcattgtattaacctccattcatagactttagtgcaattcgaattGAACAATTGATAAGGTATTCATCACTATAAGAAACGACAACAAAGACTCTTCTCCCAACTTGAAAGTTAGGATGAGAACTACatgtcacgagccttaagtagtaaagaaggaatgagactggagctttactacactcattctggatatctttaGGTGCAGGACGTTTGCCCCGTTGCTTAccgtatccacctttactcatacACTTTAGTGTGGTTCTTATCCAATAACTATCAAGTTTATTCCACTCTTTCAATAAACTTTTTTGCCTTACTCACCTTTTTTTCAtccctagtgggctgaactacgaaagctctgatttccttattgcattataaggatacgtaggcaggagaattcagattcttcgcgagctaccttatttatcaatctaccctatttattaatcaatcattcttcattcataaATCAAgaccatctttttgagatcaaatatatTTCCCCTTGGACTCCttatacatccttttaggacagTGTAGCGGCAATCCACTTCATCAACCATTCTTCCTTAGTGGATCATTAATCATACCCCTTTTGACATTCAGATATCCCTTGGATCAATTCCCTTGTAACCAAGTCTTTTAAATCCTGATCAATCAACTTAATCATTATTTTCCTTGTCAGTCCTCTTATGCTTTGGCAAATCCCTATTCATTGTGAGCCTTATCGGTCCTTTTGTGCTTAGGCCCACTCCATTCAGTCATTTGTTTGCCTTATCAGTCCTGTCGTGCCTTAGCAAGCCCCTTAATCATTGttcgtcttataagacctctcgtgcttagacgAAGTTCTTGCTTTGTAAATTCTCTCGTGTATAGGACAATCATTTCCTAATCATTGTTCGTGttataagacctctcgtgcttagaTGAACCTCTTACTTTGTAAATCCTATCGTGTATAGGACAATCATTTCCTAATCATTACtcgtcttataagacctcttGTGCTTAGACGAAACTCTTGCTTTGTAAACCTTCTTGTGTATAGGCCAATTGTAACATCCTTAATTTTAATGGATTGCGTAGAACtcatttttattaattattaGAAGTAGCTAAATTAGCATGACTATAATAGTTAAATATTAAGGAAAAAAAAACCCATTAAAAATGATATTTatataattttaaatataaaattttgtgtgatcgttatatttattaaataaagcttaaataaataaataagtaatctaaagaaaatttaaataaattaattatgaatatattaaataatataaaatataaaatatagtGTGTGATTATCATTTTATAAAACTAAGTttaaatatatattaaattaatttaatacTTAATGATAATATGTGTTGTTGTTTTCCTTTAAACCAAATTTAAATAAATATAGTAAATGGATTTAACACTTAATGGTAtgtgttgttattattatttttattttaatttattaatataAATGGATGAATGTGGGTACTCATGCTAGTCTTGGTTGGACAGTACTGGAAGTAAGTGAGTTACGTAAAACACACAAAGTGGAGATATTTGATTCAAAATTGAGAATTCAATTTTGACTAAGTGAGGTAGTTCCTAAAAATAGTGGAGGGTAGTAGACTAAGTTGGAGTGGATAAATCAAATTAATAAAATTCACTTTATTCCTATCCAAATTTCTTGTCTTCCACTTCCCCAAATTCCTCCTTTGTTTGTTTTTACCGGTGTCACTTATGTCCCTCTTTTCCCTCAACTTCCAGCTTTCTAAAAATCTATTAATTCAATTGTTCTCtctcacaaaaaaaaaatattcaGCCTATACCATTACAATTTCATAAAAGACACCACAGAATTTCTACACATTAAAGAAATACCAAGCACTCGGTGGATTAATCAATCGTAGGAGATTAAAAGTCAATATTAGTAGAGGCGGCTCGTAAGGTAAAGACTTTTTCCCCATATATTCATGCTACATAGGACACTTTTGTGAACTAATGGTAGAATctttgaaaaaaaatataataataataataattaatatttattcgtttgattcatatatatatatatatatatatatatatatatatatatatatatatatatatatatatatttggttATTAATTTCGTCTTTAATTTAATCATATTAGTGATTATGTACTGGCCGAATATTCCTTCCTTAGTAGTCAACAATTGTAATTGCAGTTATTAGCTGATAGGTACTCCTATCATGATTTTGACATATATATAATTGTGTGTGAATTAATGAGGTGGGTTCAATTGTGCACCTTCATTTATGCACCACAAGTTTCAGATAGTACTAGCAAAAAGAAGGAAATCCAACGTTATTATTTGGTCCGGCAATTCGGTACCTACGCCACTGTTACTATTAGGCACATATAACTAATAAATTGGAGTTATATTATGTTCCTGCTATGAACATACTATTAATAAATAATCTATATTTTTGTACTGTTATGCATTTGAAATATTCATGATCATAAAGTTCCCATTTGCGTGAGTAATAGAAAATGATACATAAATGACAGATGAATTTTTGGTTGAGTATTATAGAAAAGATTATATGCATATGACTACTTTTTGAGTCTTTTGACAACACGTGGTATTTTAGGAAATGACTTTCTTAAATTATTGAGACATACATCATATAAGATATGTATAGATGAGTTGTTGTGGTATGCCATTGTGGCAAGGTCGACGCTTTTGGGCCTTTGTGGCAGGAGCCTTTGTGGCAAGGTTGACGCTTTCGGGCCTTTGTGGCGTGAGCCTTTGTGGCAGTCCCCATTGGAATGGGATTATTTTATTTATCCGGATCATTTGTGTCTCATATAGTAGTTTCAgtcacattgcatttcatataACATAAGTAATCACATAAAAGgaaaatattaattatattttgaTTGTTGAAGTTTTATTATTGGTTTATGATATTTTCTTATGGTGAGTATGATTCAATATGGATATGGAATTTAACCTTTACAATTAATATTTTAGGTACTCAAGGAGAAAGGCATGATTGAATGTGTTGCTTGAATCGCGTGCGGGGAAGAAAACAGGATTTTGCAAAATTAGCATTTTATTTAATAAGAGAAGAATGTCACTTTATTTCACTTATTGCTAGCATCCGAACTAGTTTAGAAATAtgaatattgattttattttattagGAATTTTCCAACTATCTctaaattttattaattatattattcTCTAAATTTTATTTCAGCTATCGTTATGATTATcctattatatatatatatatatatattaaaaaaaatagttGCAATTTTGATAACATCCATTAAATAATATCTATAAAAAATCCGGGATGTTACATTTGGTATCAGAGCAATAATCCTTGGACACACATTTTTGGGTGGGACGATCTTGTATGGCGTATGAGTATGAAAATTTTGTGATGCCTGAGTTATTTAGTCTTCTAATATTTTATATAAACATTGTGACTATTTATGGATTTAATTACTTATGTTATGTACTAACTAGTGTGAAAAATTATGTGTAGCAAATTTCTTTGGATACCACTTACTTATAGCCCAAGTGTTAGGATGAGATCTTAAAAAAATCCTTCTAATGCAAGTGTAATTGTAGGAAGTTACAATGAGTCGACGAAGAACTTCTACCGACCGACAAAATACCCAGCCAATTGCTAACATGGCAGACGCCATTTAAGCAATTCATGCAATGGCTACTGCTATTGCAAAACAATCTGCCACTATTGTCCAACAAGCGGAAACTTCTGCCCAACAAGCTGCAATCCGAGCTCAACGTGAGGCGCTAAGGGATCAGAGAGAAGAAGCTGCTGCTGCTGCGAGAGAATTGACAGATTTTAATCGTCAAAACCCACCAAAATTCAAAGGGGAACATGACCCAGACAAGGCTGATCTTTGGATACAAGAAATTGAGAAATTTTTTGAAATGTTGCATTGCACAGATGCTAAGAAGGTGGAATATGCAACCTTTTTGCTTAGGGCAGAGGCTGAATCCTGGTGGCGGGGTGCGAAGCAGCTAATGGAGAGTAACAATGAAGCACTGAACTGGACAACTTTTAAACAGAAATTTTTGGACAAGTACTTCCCATCAAGTGCTAGATCTGAGAAAGAAGCTCAATTCCTTAGACTGTACCAAGGTAATATGACTATCTCTGAGTATGCTGACAAATTTGACTCACTAGCCAAATATTTCCGCTATTTTCGTGACCATGTGGATGAAAACTATAAGTGTGAGAGGTTTGAGCAAGGACTCAGATATGAGATTAAGGAATCTGTGGAGCCCTTGGAGATCCGTCAGTTCCAAGTACTAGTGGAGAAATGTAAGAAGGTGGAACGGATGAAGCAAGGACGTCCGAATAGATGGGTTGCTGGAGGACCTTCTAGACACCAGGTAGAATCTGAGAAATTCTCTTTAAATTTGTTAAGAATTTTATATCACTAAGCCTTTGTAAAACAGGGACATCAGGACCGCAATAATAGGGGCAAGCCACAACAACCATACACCCGACCTCAAAGGAGTGGAAGAGACCAACCTCAAACACAGTTCAAGGGAGGTCAGAGGCCACAAAATTCAAGTAGTATTCGCTGCTACAACTGCAATAAGGAGGGACATGTGAGTACTCAGTGCCCAGGAAGAGCGAGAGTCTGTTATCTTTGCCAGCGACCGGGACATTTTGCTAGGGATTGTCGAGCACCAAGGAGAGATCATGTTCCATCTACCAACAACAACAATGATGTTATCCGGCCTACTGCTGAGGGACGTGCCTATCACATTGGGGGAGAGGAAGCTTTGAATGCCTCAGGATTAATCTAGGGTGAGTGTGAAATTGCAGATAAACTAATTCCAATATTATTTGATtctggtgctactcattctttcATCTCTATGGAATGTGCAAATTATGTACAACTACTTGTTACTTCACTGCCTTTTGATTTGGTGGTCACAATACCATCTTCTGAACCTGTAATACTTAATGAAGCCTGCTTACAATGCCCCTTAACTATCTTGGGCATGCAATTCAAAGTCGATCTGATTTGTATTCCCTTAAAACATCTGGGAGTGATCCTTGGGATGGACTGGTTATCTAGTCATCATGTTATGTTGGATTGTGCTCGAAAGTCTGTAATCTTTCCAGACCCCGATGTTTCTCGATTTCTAAATAGAAACCGAATGAAAATATCTTTGAAGGGAGGCATCCAGAAGTATGTGTTCTTAAATTCTGTCAGCATGAAGCCAGAAGTAACGATTAA includes these proteins:
- the LOC127122830 gene encoding uncharacterized protein LOC127122830, whose translation is MATAIAKQSATIVQQAETSAQQAAIRAQREALRDQREEAAAAARELTDFNRQNPPKFKGEHDPDKADLWIQEIEKFFEMLHCTDAKKVEYATFLLRAEAESWWRGAKQLMESNNEALNWTTFKQKFLDKYFPSSARSEKEAQFLRLYQGNMTISEYADKFDSLAKYFRYFRDHVDENYKCERFEQGLRYEIKESVEPLEIRQFQVLVEKCKKVERMKQGRPNRWVAGGPSRHQGHQDRNNRGKPQQPYTRPQRSGRDQPQTQFKGGQRPQNSSSIRCYNCNKEGHVSTQCPGRARVCYLCQRPGHFARDCRAPRRDHVPSTNNNNDVIRPTAEGRAYHIGGEEALNASGLI